The Candidatus Syntrophosphaera sp. region CAGTATAGTCGGCGACGGCGAGGATGACGCTGTCAAAGAGGCGGGCCGCCTTTTCCAGGATGTTGATGTGGCCGAGGGTGATGGGATCGAAGGTTCCCGGGTAGATCGCTATGCTGCTCATGCTTTCAGCGCGTCGCGGCGGATCTTTTCGATCTCGCCGATTTCCTTGGGAATTTTGGCTGAAAGGACCTGATGGCCGCGTTTGGTGACCAGTACGTCATCTTCGATCCTGACACCCAGCTTTTCCTCCGGGATATAGATCCCCGGCTCCACCGTGATCACGTTTCCCGCTTCCAGCTCTGCTTCGCGTCCGCCCAGGTCATGAGTGTCCATGCCCAGGAAGTGGCTTACGCCATGCATGTAATACTTGCCGACTTCCTCAGCCTTTTGGATCAAGCCGAGGCCGATGAGCCCCTGTGCCAGATTTTCCCGTGTGGCGGTTTGCAACTGACCGAGCGTGACGCCTGGCTTGATCATGGCGATGATCATTTTCTGGGTCTCGAGCACGAGGGAGTAGATCTGTTTCTGGCGGGGGCTGAAACTCTTGCCGATCGGGAAACAGCGTGTGATGTCGGCGCTGTAGCCATTGCAGGAAGCGCCAACGTCCATAAGGACAAGCTCGCCGGCTTTGGTCCGGCATTCGTTTTTCTCATAGTGGAGGGTGGCGGCATTGACGCCCGTGGCCATGATCGGCGCGAAGCCCCATTGATTCAGACCGCTGACCTGCA contains the following coding sequences:
- a CDS encoding adenylyltransferase/cytidyltransferase family protein; protein product: MSSIAIYPGTFDPITLGHINILEKAARLFDSVILAVADYTGKQNIFSLEERHALCQESTRHIPNVEVLTFSGLVV